CGACCCCGGCTCAGCCCTCGCGCAGTCAAACGCCCCCTATCCCGCTACGCACACAAACGCCTGAAAGTCGACCGCCGGACCTACCCGCCACCCTCACCATCAACATCTCGACCAACCCGATCAGCCCTTAACTTCACGGCCTTGTCCTTTAGGTGGGGGAGGAAACGAAGCTCCCGCGTGAGCGGGGCAGAGTGGAGCCGGTTCGCCCTCTGGGCGAATCCGGCGTTGTCAGTGGCAGCAAGTACGTTGATGAGATGTCCCCGTCCACGCAGCACGCCCGGTACACCTACCGGCTTCGTGTGTCCTCGACGGCCCGGACGGGCCTGGAGGCGGAGTGGTCGCGGTGCCGGTGGGTTTGGAACGAGTGCGTGGCGATGTCGCGCAAGGTCTACGCCCGCAACCAGGCCACGGGCGGCGAGGACACGTGCGGCCCGGCTCAGTTGGACAGGATGCTGACCGAGGCCCGCCGGTCGATGGCGTGGCTGCGGGAGGGCTCTTCGGTTGCTCAGCAGCAGATCATCCGGGATTTCGGACGCTCGCGTGCGAAGGCGCTCAAGGACATCAAGGCCCGTCTGCCGCAGCGCCAGCGGGCGGGCATGCCGAGGATGAAGCGCAAGCGGGAGGCGTTGCCGACGCTGAACTACACCTCGCGCGGCTTCCGTCTCAAGGACGGGCGCCTGCACGTCGCGGGCGGCATCGTGCTGTCGCCGGTGTGGTCGCGTGAGCTGCCCAAAACGCCGTCGTCCGTGCGCGTGTATCGCGACAGTCTCGGGCATTGGTACGCCTCCTTCGTCGTCGAGACCGTCAGCGAGGAACTCCCCGCGACGGGGGCGGTGATCGGGGTGGACTGGGGCGTGAAGGAGACCGCCACGACCACCTCGGCGGTGCATGATCTGCCGCACGCCGAGCACGGGAAGCGGGCCGCGCAACAACTGGCCCATTACCAGCGGCAGATGGCCCGACGACGCACCCCGAAGAATCAGCCCGACACCAACGGGTACCGCACCGCCCGCATGCAGGCGGCGAAGGCGCACAAGAAGGTCGCACGGCAACGCCAGGACACCGGCCGCAAGTGGGCCAAGCGAGTCGTCCGCGACCACGATGCGTTGGCGGTTGAGAACTTCCGCCCCAAGTTTCTCGCCAAGACCACGCTGGCGCGCAAGGCGGCCGATGCGGCGATCGGCGCCACCAGGACGGCCCTGGTCGAGATGGGCCGCAAACACGGGCGGACCGTGCACCTGGTGCACCCCGCCTACACGACGATGGACTGCGCAGACTGCGGTGCGAGAGCCAAGCACCAACTGCCGCTCGGCGAACGAACGTACGCGTGCACCGCGTGCGGAGTCTCCCGACCACGGGACAAAAACTCCGCCCACGTGATGCTCGTCCGGGCTGGCCTCTCTCCCGGCTGGCGTTGATCGCACAAGACTCGTCTCCTCGCAGAGGGGGCCAGCGGCGTGAGTCAGGAATCCCCCTCTTCAGGTGGGGGAGGTTTCAACAGTGCAGCACCACCACCCCAGGCCGGAGGTGCGCCGGAAACGACGTTCGAACTCCATGACGCCTTCCTCTCATTGGCCTGCAGCCTCATCTGCTGGTGACGCCTCACGAAGACCGGATGACGGTCCTGTCGCATGCCCGTAGGGGCATCAATACGTATTGACAGTTCGTATCTATGTTTTCAGGTCAAAGAGGGATTCGAACCCGTCATAGCTTCACCAAGGGATCCCCTGTGGCACAGCCGTGATGTCAGAGTCCGGCTGCAGTGCCTGCCCAGGGCACTAATGAAGAACTACCCGATTCAAGGAGTTCACTTATGGGGAAGAGAGCCACCACACTTCTGGCAACCGCCGCCCTCGCCACCCTGACGCTCGTCGGCCAGGCCAGCGCGGCGCCGTCGAACCACACTCCTCCCGTCGCCAACGGCAAGACCGTAGCGACGGCTTTGCCGTCAAACCAGACGCGCTATGCGCCGTTCACCCTCCATCACAACCAATCCGTGAGCTCCGACACTGCGCGGCTGGTCATGCAGTCTGACGGAAACCTCGTCATCTACGACGAGTTCAACCGGGCCCGCTGGGCCACCAACACCGTCGGACAAGGCTGGACGGCCCGCTTCCAGACGGACGGCAACCTCGTGGTGTACACGCGCTCCAATCGGCCGGTGTGGGCTTCCAACACGGACGGCCGACCGGGCTCGCGCCTGGTTATTCAGGATGACGGGAACGTCGTCATCTACGACGGCAGCCGCGCTGTCTGGGCCTCTGGCACTAACCACTGATCCTCGTCCCCACGAAGGCCGGGCTCTGAACGGCTCGGCCTTCGTGGGGAACGACAAGCCCTCGAGCCGCGAGACACGAGTAGGGGACTCCACAAAAGTACCCAGGGCCCGCTACAGGCAGAGAGGGTGGGCGGGCAACGTGATGCACACGACTTTGCTCGCTTGTGAATCTGCTACGGCGATAACACCGACGCCCTGATGGGGCAGCGGTAAACCTCGTTCAGACCAAACAGTGGACGACCGCAGCACCGCGCCGGCCTGCAGGATCAACGGTGGTACCCGCGGTACCGACAAGTCGATCTTCCCGCAGGTGCCGATGGCCGCGCTGGCCGAGTACGCACTCACGCCGTGCTCGATGCCGAGCCGATGTGCGCGGGTCAGCCGAACTACATCCTTTCGCCTGTAGGCCGGCGCCGGCTGGGCATGCTGATGCTGGCCGATCGTGAGTTCCTCGGCGTCCCGCTATGGCGGGCGTTCGCCGGCACCGGGGCCCACCTGCCGTGGGGGGCGCGAACCGGGTGCTGCCGGCGCAGGTCAGGCGGCCGGATGGCTCGTGGCTGTCCGGTTGCATGCCGGTACCGACGGCCAGAAGCGTGCCCCCGCGCGGGTCCGTGTCCTGGCCTACCAACTGCACGGCCAGGACACGGAGTTACCCGCCTGGTCACCGACCTGCTAGACACGGATCAGTAGCCTGCGCGGGAGTTGGCCGCGCTCTATTGCGAGCGGTGGGAGATCGAGTCCGTCTTCGGCGAGCTCAAGACGCACCAGCGCGGACCTCGCGCGGTGCTCTCCAGCAAGACCCGGACGGCGTGCGCCAGCAATCTGAGCCCAACTCCTGGTCCACCACGCGCTGCGGGCCCTGATCTGCAGAACCGCCGCCGCCCAGGCCATCGACCCCGACCGGTTCTCCTTCACCGACACCCTGCACGCCACGCGCCGCAGCGTGCCTACACACCCGGTGTCTTCTCCCCCTCAGCACCTGATCACGGCCCTGGCCAGACTCCGTGACGACGTCCTGTCCCACCAGCTGCCACCACGTCGGTTCCGCAGCCAGTCCCCCCGTCGTCAAACGCAGAATGTCCAGCTACAAGCTGACGCGAGTCGAGCACCGCAGCTGGCCTCAGCCGACCAGAGCACCGGCCGAGGCCATCACCATCCAGCCGCCGTCAGCAGCCAGACGCTAACGCAACGGGGTTGGCTTTAGTGGCAGACCCACTGTCCGGGGCACCAGACCCACATCCACTGCCCGTAGTAGGACGACCACTGCCACGCCCAGTAGCCCTGCTGCCAGTGGCACCCGTGACCGCCGCCCGTCTGAGGGCCCGACCTGCCGCCCCCGTGGATACCCGCCGCAGCAGCGGTGCTTGAGGAAGGCGCAGCGGCGGCACTGCCCGCGGCAGAGACTGCCGCACCTCCGGCGAGTGCGAGGCAAGTGGTACTGAGAACGAGAAGACGTTTCAACCGTTGAGGCACGAATATTTCCTTTCTTCTGGTATGTCGGCTCGGGGTGCGGGGATGTTTCTACTGCCGACACCGCGCTGCCGCAACGCGGCTGTCGGCACCGCGTCCAGATTTCGATCTGCTGTGCCCGGAATCCGGCGAAGTCGACTGGCCTCACGGCCGGGGCCCTTCCTGACTTTTCCGAAGTGCTGATATCGCGTGCTCCACCCCCACACGCCGTAGCCGACACTGGCCGATACAGATGCACTCCAGCACCGGCGCCACCGACGGACCCTGCACAGCGCCGTACACACGGCCATCAGTGCCGGCATACAGAACTGAATGAAACCCGAACCTGGAGCGGCGTAGCCGCCAGCGGTCCCGTAAGGAATGCTTCCTGCACGATCCTCGCCTTCAGGTGAGGCTGCGCCACCTCAGTCCCGCAGGACTCACCTACACACGCAGAGCAAACCAGCACGGCCAAACACCTCGCGCCTGAGCAACCTGGCCCGGTCAATACGGCCTTCAACTTCACCGGAGTTAAAGAGGAGGATCAATCCAACGGCCACAACCTGCCGACCAGTCTCGAGCCCGGTGAAAGAGCAGCAGGAGCCCGGCCAGGCCCGTCAGCACCCCCGTTGCATCACCGGCGAGTTCGCCAGCCTCCCGGCCGTGGGGAAACATCGTCACACCCTCCACGGCCAGCCATCTCAGTGAAGCCGGTGAGGCTGCTGGTGCCCGTGAGGCAGCGGCATCCCCGGAGGGTTCACCGTCGCGCAGCGCCCAGGTGTCCGCGGACCGCGAGCCCTCGTGGGCATGGACGGAGTGCCATCGCGTGGGCGGTCAACGTCACGGAAGCCGAACAGGCCGGGCCCTCACCGGCGGCGTCTAGGCGAGGGCCACCAACGCGGGAGGCAACGGCAAACGGCTCACCGACGTAGGGGTCTACGAGGAGGGCCACGGGACGCCGTGGGCCGTCCGCTGCAACGCGGCAGGAAACGTCGTTCCCGTGCCCGAACTGCGTAGCCGCGGTAGAGATCACAAGGTGCCGTGTATGCCGATCTTGGAGGACACTCGCGGGATGGTGCACGGACCGGATCCGGAGCCAGGGCCGTATCGGACCGCCAAGGACTGGCGCGACGGTCCCCTCAGCCCTTGGCCCAGTCGGGCCAGACCAATTCGTCACCGGGGTAAGAGGGCTTCGTTTCCTCGGGCTGGAACCAGCCAGCGAAGAATAGCTTCAGGTCCTTGCCGGAGTGCTTTTCCAGGGAGATTCGAAAGGCCTCCCAGGCGGTCGGCCGGTCGGCGTGGCTGGGCAGCCAGTCCTTCAGCGCTCGGTCGAAGGCCGCGTCCCCGACCAGCCGACGGAGCGCATACATGGCGGCGCCGCTGGTCGTGTACACATTGGCGGACTGCCATTGGATCTTTTTGACCTTGTCCCGGTACATCGTGACCAGGTCCGCCTTGCGGAACTTCTCCTGCCAGGCCCATTGCAGATAGGTGGGGATGGTCTCCTCCACGTACCCGTCGTTGGCCCGCACGGCCTCCAGCCAGGTGTGGGCCAGCTCGTGAACCAAGACGTCCTGGGTGACAGGCTGGGTTCCCGTATCCCCCGGATACTCCATGGCCATGGAGATCGTGTTCCATCCGGTCACGTTCGGCACGTTCGGGTCCTTGAAGTCAAGGAAGGAGACGGTCAGGCTTTCATGGCGGTACTTTCCGAACAGGCCCGCCTGCCACGTGGCTGCCTCACCCAGGACTTCGGCCAGCTTCCTGCCCCGGCCTTCCGCCCCGTCACCGTAGACGAAGTGCACAGGGGTGCCGTCCGGCAGCTTCTCGTCCGACTCGGTCCATTTGTCCCCCACGCCGAAATGCACGTAACCGGCCTGCATTGGTTCCGGGTTGTCCCATCGGTAGACCTTGCGGTCACCGTCCTTCCTGGGGGTTCCCGACGGGCCGTTGGAGACCGCGGTCCAGCCGTCGGGGACTCGGGCCTGAAGGTGTATGGCCGAGCGGTCGCTGTCGTCGCT
The sequence above is a segment of the Streptomyces sp. NBC_01283 genome. Coding sequences within it:
- a CDS encoding RNA-guided endonuclease InsQ/TnpB family protein; protein product: MSPSTQHARYTYRLRVSSTARTGLEAEWSRCRWVWNECVAMSRKVYARNQATGGEDTCGPAQLDRMLTEARRSMAWLREGSSVAQQQIIRDFGRSRAKALKDIKARLPQRQRAGMPRMKRKREALPTLNYTSRGFRLKDGRLHVAGGIVLSPVWSRELPKTPSSVRVYRDSLGHWYASFVVETVSEELPATGAVIGVDWGVKETATTTSAVHDLPHAEHGKRAAQQLAHYQRQMARRRTPKNQPDTNGYRTARMQAAKAHKKVARQRQDTGRKWAKRVVRDHDALAVENFRPKFLAKTTLARKAADAAIGATRTALVEMGRKHGRTVHLVHPAYTTMDCADCGARAKHQLPLGERTYACTACGVSRPRDKNSAHVMLVRAGLSPGWR